From a single Balearica regulorum gibbericeps isolate bBalReg1 chromosome 11, bBalReg1.pri, whole genome shotgun sequence genomic region:
- the LOC142603314 gene encoding G-protein coupled receptor 12-like: MLHGPAAMGEPWQPQPQPQQQRLPGLGNASEPSAWPSAAGGPGTAAPGGGGGAGAAGAAGAVSPWDIALCATGTAVAGENALVLAVLFYTPSLRAPMFLLIGSLALADLLAGLGLVANFAVRYLLRPPSEAAELGAAGLLLAAFSASVCSLLAITVDRYLSLYNALTYHSERTLGFTCAMVLLMWVLCLGVGLLPLLGWNCLRDQSACSILRPVTKDNAAVLAVTFLLLFALMMQLYLQICKIAFRHAQQIAVQHQFIATAQATSTRKGLSTLSLILGTFALCWIPFAIYSLVADSSYPVVYTYSLALPATCNSLINPIIYAFRNPDIQKSLWLACCGCIPSTFSSRPRTSSDV, translated from the coding sequence ATGCTGCACGGCCCCGCCGCCATGGGGGAACCGTGGCAGCCGCAGCcgcagccgcagcagcagcggcTCCCGGGGCTCGGCAACGCCTCGGAGCCCAGCGCCTGGCCGTcggcggcgggcgggccggggacggcggcgccgggcggcggcggcggggccggggcggcgggggccgcgggggcCGTCAGCCCCTGGGACATCGCGCTGTGCGCCACGGGGACGGCGGTGGCGGGGGAAAACGCGCTGGTGCTGGCCGTGCTCTTCTACACGCCGAGCCTGCGGGCCCCCATGTTCCTGCTTATCGGTAGCCTGGCCCTGGCCGACCTGctggccgggctggggctggtggccaACTTCGCCGTGCGGTACCTGCTGCGGCCGCCCAGCGAGGCGGCGGAgctgggggcggcggggctgctgctggccgcCTTCTCCGCCTCCGTCTGCAGCCTGCTGGCCATCACCGTGGACCGCTACCTGTCGCTGTACAACGCGCTCACCTACCACAGCGAGCGTACGCTGGGCTTCACCTGCGCCATGGTGCTGCTGATGTGGGTGCTGTGCCTCGGCGTGGGGCTCCTGCCCCTCCTGGGCTGGAACTGCCTGCGGGACCAGAGCGCCTGCAGCATCCTGCGGCCCGTCACCAAGGACAACGCGGCGGTGCTGGCCGTCaccttcctgctcctcttcGCCCTCATGATGCAGCTCTACCTGCAGATCTGCAAGATCGCCTTCCGGCACGCCCAGCAGATCGCCGTGCAGCACCAGTTCATCGCCACGGCGCAGGCCACCTCCACCCGCAAAGGGCTCTCCACCCTCTCGCTCATCCTCGGCACCTTCGCCCTGTGCTGGATCCCCTTCGCCATCTACTCTCTGGTGGCCGATTCCAGCTACCCCGTGGTCTACACCTACTCCCTGGCGCTGCCCGCCACCTGCAACTCCCTCATCAACCCCATCATTTACGCCTTCAGAAACCCAGACATCCAGAAGTCGCTCTGGCTGGCCTGCTGCGGGTGCATCCCTTCCACGTTCTCCTCCAGACCAAGGACATCCAGCGATGTGTGA